One genomic window of Manduca sexta isolate Smith_Timp_Sample1 chromosome 4, JHU_Msex_v1.0, whole genome shotgun sequence includes the following:
- the LOC115445890 gene encoding zinc finger CCHC domain-containing protein 24, translated as MKPFHYSAVLGRERTILVLILCWINMSSQKGSTPYKGSRRCFGEYRCTQCNRMWMSGNSWANYGQECTNCKIMVMAHKQRPLNKPDGLDKSDLEKPHPQHLCGKCKALGRYCGKTSYY; from the exons ATGAAACCATTTCATTACTCCGCCGTTCTGGGACGAGAGAGAACGATTCTTGTGCttattttgtgttggataaatATGTCG TCGCAAAAAGGAAGTACGCCGTACAAAGGCTCAAGGCGGTGCTTCGGTGAGTACCGATGCACGCAATGCAACCGCATGTGGATGAGCGGCAATTCGTGGGCGAATTACGGGCAAGAGTGCACCAACTGCAAGATAATGGTCATGGCGCATAAACAG aggCCCCTGAATAAGCCTGATGGCCTAGACAAGAGTGACTTGGAGAAACCCCATCCTCAACACCTTTGCGGGAAATGCAAAGCTTTGGGGAGATACTGCGGCAAAACGTCATATTACTAA